A genome region from Clostridium pasteurianum includes the following:
- a CDS encoding NAD-dependent epimerase/dehydratase family protein — protein sequence MNNKILVTGSTGFIGACLVENLVKNNFDVNIIIRESSNIWRLRKVINSVTVHYADITDFDKVNKVVNCVKPDYIFHLATYGAYYYQQDDNEIIKTNIIGTKNLVDCCSKIDYKAFVNVGSSSEYGMKSCAMKESDILEPINVYGITKAAATNYCNMIYKTQGKPIGTVRLFSVYGKYEDKTRLIPSVILSCLRNENPKLANKFAVRDFIYVEDIVELLKYVAFEGKIAGKIYNAGSGHQMSIEEMASVIIDECAGNFEPLWGELSGRSSDTDSWEADMSLVYKELDWKPKYNVRSGIKESVAWFKKNIDLY from the coding sequence GTGAATAATAAAATTTTAGTTACTGGATCAACTGGTTTTATAGGAGCCTGTTTAGTAGAAAATTTAGTGAAAAACAACTTTGATGTTAATATAATAATACGGGAAAGTTCAAATATTTGGAGATTGAGGAAGGTAATAAACAGCGTAACAGTGCATTATGCCGATATTACTGATTTTGATAAAGTGAATAAAGTTGTTAATTGTGTAAAGCCGGATTATATCTTCCATCTTGCAACTTATGGTGCATATTATTACCAACAAGATGATAATGAAATAATTAAAACTAATATTATTGGAACTAAGAATCTTGTAGATTGTTGTTCTAAAATAGATTATAAGGCATTTGTAAACGTAGGAAGTTCGTCAGAATATGGAATGAAAAGTTGTGCAATGAAAGAAAGCGATATTCTTGAGCCTATTAATGTATATGGTATTACAAAAGCGGCTGCAACTAATTATTGTAACATGATTTATAAAACTCAGGGAAAACCTATTGGAACGGTGAGATTATTTTCAGTTTATGGAAAATATGAAGATAAAACTAGATTGATACCTTCAGTGATTTTATCTTGTTTAAGAAACGAAAATCCTAAATTGGCTAATAAATTTGCTGTAAGAGATTTTATATATGTTGAAGATATTGTAGAGCTTCTTAAATATGTTGCATTTGAAGGAAAAATTGCAGGTAAAATTTACAATGCTGGTAGTGGTCATCAAATGTCTATTGAAGAAATGGCTAGTGTAATTATTGATGAATGTGCAGGAAATTTTGAACCATTATGGGGAGAATTATCTGGAAGATCTTCAGATACAGATAGCTGGGAAGCGGATATGTCTTTGGTTTATAAAGAATTAGATTGGAAGCCTAAATACAATGTTAGAAGTGGTATAAAGGAAAGTGTAGCATGGTTCAAAAAAAATATTGATTTATATTAA
- a CDS encoding transketolase, protein MDNIEMNKLFTISKIIRKEIVKMAYISKSSHVGSALSCVDILVTLYFKYMNLNKDNICDENRDVFILSKGHACSVLYSVLAHKGFFSVDMLDTYCKDGTKLGGHPSKQVMLGIEASTGSLGHALSIGCGMEIANRGKMCKTIILMGDGECNEGSVWEAAMFASSNHLSNLIAIVDNNGLQGLGKSKEISGEKSLKDKWEAFGWNVKEIDGNDYASIDEGLKLAYNNDTGKPFALIAHTVKGKGVSFMENKLEWHYKSPNKQQYEKAIRELDSL, encoded by the coding sequence ATGGATAATATTGAAATGAATAAGCTTTTTACTATATCAAAAATCATTAGAAAAGAAATAGTTAAAATGGCGTATATATCAAAAAGCTCGCATGTTGGTTCTGCTTTATCATGTGTTGACATTTTAGTTACATTGTATTTTAAATATATGAATTTGAATAAAGACAATATATGTGATGAAAATAGAGACGTTTTTATTCTTAGTAAAGGCCATGCATGTTCAGTGCTATACTCGGTTTTAGCTCATAAAGGTTTCTTTAGCGTTGATATGCTGGATACATATTGTAAAGATGGTACTAAATTAGGAGGACATCCATCTAAACAGGTTATGCTTGGAATTGAAGCTTCAACAGGGTCTCTTGGCCATGCATTATCTATTGGCTGTGGCATGGAAATAGCTAATAGAGGCAAAATGTGTAAAACCATTATTTTAATGGGAGATGGGGAATGTAATGAAGGTTCAGTGTGGGAGGCTGCAATGTTTGCTTCAAGTAACCATTTATCAAATTTAATAGCTATAGTTGATAATAATGGATTACAAGGGCTAGGAAAAAGTAAGGAGATTTCTGGTGAAAAGTCTTTGAAAGATAAGTGGGAGGCATTTGGCTGGAATGTTAAGGAAATTGATGGAAACGACTATGCTTCTATAGATGAGGGATTAAAATTGGCATATAATAATGATACAGGTAAACCTTTTGCATTAATTGCGCATACGGTAAAAGGTAAGGGTGTATCATTTATGGAAAATAAGTTAGAATGGCATTATAAATCTCCTAATAAACAGCAATACGAAAAAGCAATAAGGGAGTTGGATTCATTATGA
- a CDS encoding transketolase family protein, producing MRTAFINKLIELARKDENIYLLTADLGYSVFEGFAEEFPDRFINVGISEANMIGVAAGLAMKGKIVYVYSIIPFLVMRCCEQIKLDVCYQNLNVKFVGVGGGFSYGVQGTTHHATEDIAIMRVLNNMKVVCPGDPYEASKAVEASAEIDGPMYIRLNRNNEKHIFSHPFPKFKIGKAIKVISGNDISIISTGNMLEQCLNISKKLIDNNNVSVNLISMHTVKPIDKIAVDECARHTKYIFTVEEHNLIGGLGSAVSEILCENMNKNIIFKKYGIGDRYPQAFGSEDYLRKFYNIDEEYIYNDILKSISKQKA from the coding sequence ATGAGAACTGCGTTTATTAATAAATTAATAGAATTAGCAAGAAAAGATGAAAATATATATTTACTTACAGCAGACTTAGGCTATTCTGTATTTGAAGGATTTGCAGAAGAATTTCCTGATAGATTTATTAATGTAGGTATTAGTGAAGCTAATATGATAGGTGTTGCTGCTGGACTTGCCATGAAGGGCAAGATTGTGTATGTTTATTCAATTATACCATTCTTGGTTATGAGATGTTGTGAGCAAATTAAATTGGATGTGTGCTACCAAAACTTAAATGTTAAATTTGTTGGTGTAGGAGGTGGGTTTAGCTATGGGGTACAAGGAACAACCCATCATGCTACTGAAGATATAGCGATAATGAGAGTACTTAACAATATGAAAGTGGTATGCCCTGGTGATCCGTATGAAGCTTCAAAGGCTGTTGAAGCTTCAGCTGAAATAGATGGACCTATGTATATAAGGCTTAATAGAAATAATGAAAAACATATTTTTAGTCATCCTTTTCCGAAATTTAAAATTGGAAAAGCTATAAAAGTTATCAGTGGAAATGATATAAGTATAATTTCAACAGGTAACATGTTAGAACAATGTTTGAATATTTCAAAAAAGTTAATAGATAATAATAACGTTTCAGTAAATTTAATTAGTATGCACACAGTGAAACCTATTGATAAAATTGCTGTAGATGAATGTGCAAGACATACTAAGTATATTTTTACAGTAGAGGAACATAATTTAATAGGTGGTCTTGGAAGTGCAGTGAGTGAAATATTATGTGAAAACATGAACAAAAATATAATATTTAAGAAATATGGAATTGGTGATAGGTATCCACAAGCTTTTGGTAGCGAAGATTATCTAAGAAAATTCTATAATATTGATGAGGAGTATATTTATAATGATATTTTGAAATCAATTAGTAAACAGAAAGCGTGA
- a CDS encoding TylF/MycF/NovP-related O-methyltransferase: MIKNIIAYGAGAAFRNYLNTCTNTNNILFAIDNNLEKDDIHGIKLYKKNFLKQYVESNNVENYFIVIFAMSSKVVNEISDELMSLGLKYKENFDEYSILIKDDIKEQLEKQEISLMENDYLFTKSILRNMKIDNQSSVIGSWLIMSIIKNTKNLEGDIIELGAYKCGLSYFLTLYKTIYEDYRKYYIVDSFEGFKDHVSGFDPTFLKGMFKDTSYEEMLNLFKDFKDVIITKGFIPEVLTNFDNNKFSVVYYDCDTYESCKQSLMYFYPKLCKGGYFIIHDYFAKKEGATGVKRSVDEFLSANKSVKSIRVPETTHIILRNA, translated from the coding sequence ATGATAAAGAATATTATTGCATATGGGGCTGGAGCAGCATTTAGAAATTATTTAAATACATGTACTAATACAAACAATATTTTATTTGCAATTGATAACAATTTAGAAAAAGACGATATACATGGAATTAAATTATACAAGAAAAACTTTTTGAAACAATATGTAGAAAGTAACAATGTTGAGAATTATTTTATTGTGATTTTTGCAATGTCATCTAAAGTAGTTAATGAGATAAGTGATGAATTAATGAGTTTAGGACTTAAATATAAAGAAAATTTTGATGAGTACAGTATTCTAATAAAAGATGATATTAAAGAGCAACTTGAAAAGCAAGAGATTTCTTTAATGGAAAATGATTATTTGTTTACAAAAAGTATTTTGAGAAATATGAAAATAGATAATCAATCTTCAGTTATTGGTTCATGGTTAATTATGTCTATTATAAAAAACACTAAAAATTTAGAAGGAGATATTATAGAATTAGGTGCTTATAAATGTGGACTTTCTTATTTTTTGACTTTATATAAAACGATATATGAAGATTATAGAAAATATTACATAGTAGATTCTTTTGAAGGATTTAAAGACCATGTATCTGGTTTTGATCCTACATTTTTAAAGGGTATGTTTAAGGACACTTCTTATGAAGAAATGTTAAATTTATTTAAAGACTTTAAAGATGTTATTATAACGAAAGGATTTATTCCTGAAGTATTAACTAATTTTGATAATAATAAATTTTCTGTTGTATATTATGATTGTGACACATACGAATCTTGTAAACAATCATTAATGTATTTTTATCCTAAGTTGTGTAAGGGAGGATATTTTATTATACATGATTATTTTGCAAAGAAGGAAGGAGCAACTGGAGTAAAAAGGTCTGTTGATGAGTTTTTGAGTGCAAATAAAAGTGTTAAGAGTATAAGAGTACCAGAGACTACACATATAATATTAAGAAATGCATAA
- a CDS encoding class I SAM-dependent methyltransferase: MADIKIVKRNECRICGGHDLKKWLTLKDMPLTDDLRSKNNFKNEFTHNIDIYFCNDCHVSQTLDDVDYSNYYDTYNYTVGESDFANKFMRKLVDKLYSEFNLKKNSKVVEIGSSDGKQLSYFKKKGARVFGFEPSKELCALSREKGVSVYQGLFEENSINDLPSDLRKVDVVLLTYTFDHMPEPKKILLDIKKILDTENGILVLEIHDLKKILERKEYCLFEHEHTIYMSTETLERTLDKYGFELVTTDLLNESERRGNSLLAVIKLKKDNSKKILENTFMDSFDTYEKFESELRNSIDKLDQFVIEAAKKGKTIAGFGAGGRGVMTLAAMKSSKAISYICDNNIFNEEMYTPKTHIKIVSPLKLVSDPVDILIVFSYGYIDEIRKQVLSLTKKDIKIVSLLDLLMGKN; the protein is encoded by the coding sequence TTGGCTGATATAAAGATAGTGAAACGAAATGAATGTAGAATATGTGGTGGGCATGATTTAAAAAAGTGGCTTACATTAAAAGATATGCCTTTAACGGATGATTTAAGAAGTAAGAATAATTTTAAAAATGAATTTACTCATAATATTGATATCTATTTTTGTAATGATTGTCATGTATCTCAAACATTAGATGATGTTGATTATAGTAATTATTATGATACATATAATTATACTGTGGGTGAAAGCGACTTTGCTAATAAGTTTATGAGAAAACTTGTAGATAAACTTTATAGTGAATTTAATCTAAAAAAGAATTCTAAGGTTGTAGAAATAGGCTCTAGTGATGGAAAACAATTGTCTTATTTTAAGAAAAAAGGGGCAAGGGTTTTTGGATTTGAACCTTCGAAGGAGTTATGTGCATTAAGCAGAGAAAAGGGTGTTAGTGTTTATCAGGGGCTGTTTGAAGAAAATTCAATTAATGATTTACCAAGCGATTTAAGGAAAGTTGACGTTGTACTTTTAACTTATACTTTTGATCATATGCCTGAACCTAAAAAGATTTTACTTGATATAAAAAAGATTTTAGATACTGAGAATGGTATATTAGTACTTGAAATTCATGATTTGAAAAAAATTTTAGAGCGTAAAGAATATTGCCTTTTTGAACATGAACATACTATATACATGTCAACTGAGACCCTAGAACGAACTTTAGATAAATATGGATTCGAGCTTGTTACAACGGATTTACTAAATGAATCAGAAAGAAGGGGAAATTCCCTTTTAGCAGTAATTAAATTGAAAAAAGATAATTCAAAAAAAATTTTGGAAAATACTTTTATGGATAGTTTTGACACATATGAGAAATTTGAATCCGAGTTAAGAAATAGTATAGATAAATTAGATCAATTTGTAATTGAAGCTGCTAAAAAAGGAAAAACGATTGCTGGATTTGGAGCAGGTGGTAGAGGAGTTATGACTTTAGCAGCAATGAAATCTAGTAAAGCTATATCTTATATTTGCGATAATAATATTTTTAATGAAGAAATGTACACACCTAAAACTCATATTAAAATTGTTAGTCCGTTAAAGTTGGTATCAGATCCTGTTGATATTTTAATTGTCTTTAGTTATGGTTATATTGATGAAATTAGAAAGCAAGTACTTTCTTTAACAAAAAAAGATATTAAAATAGTAAGCTTATTGGATTTACTCATGGGTAAGAATTAA
- the rfbG gene encoding CDP-glucose 4,6-dehydratase: MINNLKNVFSNKNVLVTGHTGFKGSWLSMWLKKLGANVIGYSLDPYTKNDNFNVCGLSGRLIDIRGDIRNSEKLENVFNTYKPEFVFHLAAQPLVRKSYENPRETYETNVMGTLNVLEAIRKCETVKVGVMVTTDKCYENKEQSIGYKETDPMGGYDPYSSSKGCAELLIASYRNSFFNLNDYSKHGKVVASVRAGNVIGGGDFAQDRIVPDCIGAIEKGDIINIRSPHSVRPWQFVLEPLSGYMLLAAKLYNEPLKYSGAWNFGPNETLNIEVKDVVNQIIKSYGKGKWKDVSNEAKPHEANLLTLDCSKAREFLGWQQALNFEETIDMTVSWYKNYCNEDMYEFCKMQIEEYTKKQKALI; this comes from the coding sequence TTGATAAATAATTTGAAAAATGTATTTTCAAATAAAAATGTATTAGTTACCGGTCATACAGGGTTTAAAGGTTCGTGGCTTTCTATGTGGTTAAAAAAATTAGGGGCTAATGTTATAGGATATTCATTAGATCCATACACAAAGAATGACAACTTTAATGTCTGTGGACTTTCAGGTAGGCTTATAGATATAAGGGGAGATATTAGAAACTCAGAAAAACTTGAAAATGTATTTAATACATATAAACCAGAATTTGTATTTCATCTTGCAGCACAGCCACTTGTTAGGAAATCTTATGAAAACCCAAGGGAAACATATGAAACAAATGTAATGGGAACTCTTAATGTGCTTGAAGCAATTAGGAAATGTGAAACTGTTAAAGTTGGGGTAATGGTTACTACAGATAAATGTTATGAAAATAAGGAGCAATCTATAGGATATAAAGAAACCGATCCTATGGGTGGATATGATCCATACAGTTCAAGCAAAGGATGTGCAGAACTATTAATAGCTTCTTATAGAAATTCTTTCTTTAATTTAAATGATTATTCAAAACATGGAAAAGTTGTGGCTTCAGTTAGAGCAGGCAATGTAATTGGTGGAGGAGATTTTGCACAGGATAGAATAGTCCCAGACTGTATAGGGGCAATTGAAAAAGGTGATATTATAAATATTAGAAGCCCTCATTCTGTAAGGCCCTGGCAGTTTGTATTAGAACCTTTAAGCGGTTATATGTTACTTGCGGCAAAATTGTATAATGAACCTTTAAAATATTCTGGAGCATGGAATTTTGGGCCAAATGAAACCTTAAATATTGAGGTAAAGGATGTAGTTAATCAAATTATAAAAAGTTATGGAAAAGGTAAGTGGAAGGATGTTTCAAATGAAGCAAAGCCTCATGAAGCAAATTTACTTACACTTGACTGCAGCAAAGCAAGAGAGTTTTTGGGATGGCAGCAGGCTTTAAATTTTGAGGAAACTATAGATATGACTGTTTCCTGGTATAAAAATTATTGTAATGAGGACATGTATGAGTTTTGTAAAATGCAAATAGAAGAATACACTAAGAAGCAAAAAGCACTTATATAA
- a CDS encoding flagellin yields the protein MRINHNIYSLKIFKNYRRAIAGQNVASRNLSSGIKVNNAADNPYAIDKDEKFNMQLRGLQKVSQNSQDTVSLLQTAEGGIDGISSMANRIRELALQAANGTSNDNNRADSQLEVSQLIDGINNLAKSTNINNVSLLDSDNPNALQCLVGYNAGEAITVPTFDFKTDNLTDASGNKLTDVNISTYAGAKTAINVVDAVLSKIDDARGQYGALENRFNSTVANTDILNSQIQSADSDVMDVDVAGELLEYSKQSIIVQAGTAMMAQANKFPQDVLNILKNVK from the coding sequence ATGAGAATAAATCATAATATTTATTCGTTAAAGATTTTTAAAAATTATAGAAGAGCCATTGCTGGACAAAATGTGGCTTCCAGAAATTTATCTTCTGGAATTAAAGTTAATAATGCTGCTGATAATCCATATGCAATTGATAAAGATGAAAAATTTAATATGCAGCTTCGTGGTCTTCAAAAAGTAAGTCAAAATTCTCAGGATACTGTAAGTTTGCTACAAACAGCTGAGGGTGGAATTGATGGAATTAGCTCTATGGCTAATAGAATTAGAGAATTAGCACTTCAAGCAGCAAATGGTACAAGTAATGATAACAATAGAGCAGATTCTCAATTAGAAGTAAGTCAGCTTATTGATGGCATAAATAATTTAGCTAAAAGTACTAATATAAATAATGTTTCATTATTAGACAGTGACAATCCTAATGCATTACAATGTTTAGTTGGATATAATGCAGGGGAGGCTATTACTGTACCAACTTTTGATTTTAAAACAGATAATCTTACGGATGCATCAGGTAATAAACTAACAGATGTTAATATTTCAACATATGCAGGTGCTAAGACTGCTATCAATGTTGTGGATGCTGTATTATCAAAGATTGATGATGCTAGAGGCCAATATGGAGCTTTAGAGAATAGGTTTAATTCAACTGTAGCCAATACAGATATTTTAAATTCACAGATTCAAAGTGCAGATAGTGATGTTATGGATGTGGATGTTGCTGGAGAATTACTTGAATATTCCAAGCAAAGTATAATAGTTCAAGCCGGTACAGCTATGATGGCTCAAGCTAATAAATTTCCACAAGATGTATTAAATATACTTAAAAATGTAAAATGA
- a CDS encoding cytidylyltransferase domain-containing protein: MPKIFCIVQARMGSERLSGKVLKPILGKPMIIHTLDRLKKSKYIDKIILATSLMERELPLVRKCEQYGYDVFRGSENDVLKRYIEAGEKFGALSQDIIIRVTGDCPFIDPVIVDNVITKFLCNDYDYVRLDVPETFVRGFDVEIFLFNVLSKVNYLINKDNENISEKEKKMYKEHVTLYIYKHPEKFKIGCVKGNEFYKKNYRLCVDTKEDYRVVQQIYDYFKDDFISAKDVIKYLDEHKKIANINCDIEQKKV; the protein is encoded by the coding sequence ATGCCAAAAATTTTTTGTATTGTCCAAGCAAGGATGGGGTCGGAAAGATTATCGGGTAAAGTATTGAAGCCTATTTTGGGAAAACCGATGATTATTCATACACTTGATAGATTAAAAAAATCAAAATATATAGATAAAATAATTCTTGCAACTTCATTAATGGAGAGGGAATTACCACTTGTAAGAAAATGTGAACAATATGGATATGATGTATTTAGGGGCTCAGAGAATGATGTGCTTAAAAGATATATTGAGGCTGGAGAAAAATTTGGTGCATTAAGTCAAGATATTATAATAAGGGTAACTGGAGATTGCCCTTTTATAGACCCTGTAATAGTTGATAATGTTATAACAAAATTTTTATGTAATGATTATGATTATGTAAGGCTTGATGTTCCTGAAACATTCGTACGTGGATTTGATGTTGAAATATTTTTATTTAATGTACTAAGCAAGGTAAATTATCTTATAAATAAAGACAATGAAAATATTTCAGAAAAAGAAAAGAAAATGTATAAAGAACATGTTACTCTTTATATATACAAGCACCCTGAAAAATTTAAAATAGGTTGTGTAAAAGGAAATGAGTTTTACAAAAAAAATTATAGATTATGTGTAGATACTAAAGAGGATTATAGAGTGGTTCAGCAAATATATGATTATTTTAAGGATGATTTTATTTCAGCAAAAGATGTAATTAAATATTTAGATGAACATAAAAAGATTGCAAATATTAATTGTGATATAGAACAAAAAAAGGTGTGA